The genomic interval AGTGTGCGAAGCGGTGCCATACCGATCCCGCCACCGACAAAGACGATATCTTTGCCTTTCATGTCTTCGTAAGGGAACGCATTGCCAAGCGGCGCACGGACTCCGATCTGATCTCCGGCACTTAAAGTGTGAAGCATTGAAGTAACTTCGCCGGTTCTCATTACGCTGAATTGCAGGTAGTCCATGCGGGTAGGTGAGGAGTTGATTACGAAAGTAGCCTCACCGATTCCGAATGCGGACAGCTGTCCGACCTGGCCGGGCTTGAACGTGAACTCTTTTCTAATATTCGGGTTGTTCAGCGTAACGCGGAACGTTTTGATATTAGGAGTTTCATCAATTACTTCCTGAATGGTCGCCATTGCCGGCAGATAAGGATTACCAGTCATTGTTAGGCCTCCTTCTTGGTTGCCGGTTTGAAGGAGATTGCGCTCAGTACCAACTGGCGGATATCTACTCCTGCAGGGCAGCTCTTAATACAGCGTCCGCAACCGCAGCAGGAGATAACTCCGCCGTGCAGTTCAGGGTAGTAGCTGAATTTATGGCCGACTCTGTTTCTGAGTCTGTTCGCCTTGGCCGGACGCGGATTGTGTCCACTTGCTTCAGATGTGAACAGTGGAGACATACAGTTGTCCCATGATCTGATGCGTGTACCGGACAATCCGTTTGTTTCATCGGTAATATTAAAGCAGTAGCATGTGGGGCACAGATAAGTACAGGCTCCGCAGCTGATGCATTTGTCTGACATTTCTTCCCAGAACGCAGGATTATCAAAAACAGCCAGAAGTTTTTCAGGGCTGCCTTTGAAATCAGGAGCTTTGTTCATGGATTTGTCAGCAGCTTTTTTATATTTGTCAGCTTCGGCTTTCAGTTTAGAACCGTCAGTCAGCAGTGAGCTGCTAAGGAGTTCTTCGCCTCTTTTGCTGACAGATTCAATGTAGTAGCCGTCATTTACAGGTGTCATGAGCAGATCTGAACCTTCGGGATCAGATGGACCGCTTCCCACTGCGTTACAGAAACAGGTGGTTTCACCTTTTTCGCACGCCAGTGTGATGAAGTAGGTGTTCTCTCTGCGGGCCTTGTAATATACGTCGACATTTTTTCCGTTGAGATACACACGGTCGAACATAGTAAAACCGCGGGCATCACAGGGGCGGTTTCCGAAGACTACGTAAGATGCGGTCGGAATTGTTTCCTTAACATCCATAGCAATCTTGGAAAGATTTTCCATGTCTTTTATCTGGCTGAATTCAAGCAGGGTTTCACTCTGCGGGAAGATGGCCTTTTTAGGCGGCGCAGTTGCTTCCCTGTCAATGAAGAAACCTTTTTCAGAATCAAAGGGGCGGAAAATGATAGAGTCGCCTTCGAATCTGGGTGCAAGCACGTTATGCTTCTGTCCCAGTTCTTCCAGCCATGCCGACAAACTTTCTTTTTTTATGAATTTAGTCTGCGCCATTACCATTTCCTCTCTTTGATCTTGTCTTCTTCAGTCTTGAAGGTCATCAGCGGAGGCGTTGCTTCCGGATCGATTCCTGCTTCATAATCAAAGACGTCTTTGATCTCTTTATTCATCTTTTTCTTAAACAGAAGGATAGGGATATCTACAGGACATGCCCGCTGACATTCCCCGCACTCAGTACAACGTCCGGCAAGATGGTAGGCATGGATAACCTGGAACATCCATTTGTCACGGACATGAGCTTCCTGACTGAGCCAGTGAGGATCACGGCTCTGAGCAACACAGTGATCGCGGCAGACACATATGGGGCATGCGTTGCGGCATGCGTAACAGCGGATGCAACGGTCCATTTCTTTAAGCCAGAATCCGAATTTTTCGTTAGTCGGCTTTGCTTCAAATTCAGCTACATCTTTATAGCCGTCTTCAAAGGTTGCGGTAGCTGTTACTTCTTCCCCTGCAAAGTGATCGCTGAGCACTGCATTAGGGTAACGACAGGTTGTACACTTGTCGGCAAGCACATCTCCAAGCTGGAGTTTGTGCTCTGCGCCGGACGCACTGACGTTGACTTCTGAGCCGGAGATTTCACAGGAGTCGATGTTTCCGACGTCTCCGACGATTCTGCGGATTTTAGTCTGGTCTACAACACCGCTGCAACCGAATCCGAAGATAGTTACATCTTCGCGGTCGATGAGCTTTTCCTGTAGCAGTTCTACTACAGAACGGCTGTCGCAGCCTTTAACTACAATGCCGACCTTTTTGCCGCGTAAGCCGGGCAGGTAGGTGGCAAGATTGTGAACGCAAAGTGCGCCCACTTGAAGTTTATCAATATCTTCATCCCTGCGAATAAAATGCGGAGTAGCGTGAAGCGGGTCATAACCACCCGTCCAGCCTATCACAACATCTAATTCCGGCAGGGCTTTCCTGATTTGTTCTTTCAGATCTTTCAGATTTTGCACCCTGTATCTCCTTAGTTGAAATAGGCTTTTTAAAGAGCCGCTTCCATCAATTTGAGAGTCTCTTCTGCATCCGCTCCGGCAATTTTCGGGGCGGGACCAAGCTCATGAATCTGCTCGGTGAATTTCGTCACAACTTCCTGCCATCTCTGCCCTTCAGAGGCAGAAACCCAAGTGTAATCAAAACGCTGCGGATCAATTCCCATAATGGGAAGGAACCTTTTCAGCATTTCAAGTCTGCGGCGGGCATAGAAGTTGCCTTCACTGTAATGGCAGTCTCTTGGATGACAGCCGGAAACCAGAACTCCGTCCGCTCCGGACATGAGAGTCTTGACGATAAACAGGGGATCTATTCTCCCTGAACAGGGAACCTTTATAACTCGTAAATCAGTCGGTTGCTTGAATCTTCCTACTCCGGCGGTATCAGCACCGCCATAGGAGCACCAGTTACAGAGAAAACCGACGATTCTAAGTTCTTTACCTTCTAGAATCGGCATATTGCGTTAACCTCCGCGAGAATCTGGTTGTCAGTGAAATGTTGAAGCTGAACTGCGCCCTGAGGACAGGTTGAAGTACAGATTCCGCAGCCCTGACAAATGGTTTCGATCACTTCGGCCTTCTTCATGCCGCGGAATTCAACTGCTTTGATGGCTCCGAAAGGACAGGTCTGAATACATTTTCCGCATCCGATACAGCGTTTGATATCAACCACTGAAACCTGCGGATCACTTGCAAGCATGTCCTGCGAGAACAGTCCGAGAACTTTAGATGCTGCCGCGCTGCCCTGAGCTACTGAAGCAGGGATATCTTTCGGTCCCTGACAGGAACCGGCGAGATAAACCCCGGCAGTGTTTGTTTCAACAGGCTTAAGTTTTGGATGTCCTTCCATGAAAAAGCCGTATGCATCGTATGAGATACGCAGTTTCTTGGCCAGATCAGTAGCCCCGACAGCGGATTCTGCTCCGACTGCAAGAACAACGAGATCTGCATCAATTTCAACTTGAGCACCCATAAGAGTGTCAGCTCCGCGAACAACCAGTTTATCCCCTTTAGGGTAAATCATTGAAACGCGACCGCGGATATAGTTGGCTCCGTACTCTTCCATGGCGCGACGGGTAAACTCGTCGTACATTTTACCGGGAGAGCGGATATCCATATAGAATACATGTGACTGAGAATCTGGAAGATGGTCTTTGGTCAGAATTGACTGCTTAGCTGTGTACATGCAGCAGAAGCCGGAGCAATAAGGACGACCGACTGATTTATCTCTTGATCCTACGCACTGGATGAAAACAACATCTTTCGGTTCTTTACCGTCAGAGGGACGTTTGATGTGTCCTTCGCTCGGGCCGGAAGCGGAAAGCATGCGTTCGTACTGCAGGGAAGTTATAACGTCGGGGTATTTTCCGCCGCCGTATTCGCCGTATACAGTCCAGTCGAAGAGGTCATATCCTGTTGCGGCGACAACTGCACCGACATTTTCAGTGATAATCTCATCTTGCTGAGTAAAATCAATTGCTTCCGAAGGACAGACCTTAGCGCAGACTCCGCATTTGTCTTTCTGTATTTTCATACAGAAATCAGGGTCGATTTTTGCTTTTTTAGGAATGGCCTGCGGGAACGGGATATTGATAGCAGTAGTTTTTCCAAGCTCTTCATTGAACGGATCGCGTGACTTTCTGCTTGGGCATTTTTCCATGCAAAGTCCGCAACCTGTACAGAGATTCCAATCAACATAGCTGGCTTTTTTCTTGATTTTGATTTCGAAGTTGCCGACATAGCCGTTTACTTCTTCAATTTCAGAATAAGCATGAAGCGTGATGTTCGGATGTTGAGCAACATCAACCATGCGAGGTCCGAGGATACAGCTGGAACAGTCCACAGTCGGGAATGTTTTATCCAGTTTCGCCATCTTACCGCCGATGGTTGTTTCTCTTTCAACAAGAACGACTTCGAGTCCGCCATCAGCGCAGTCAAGTGCTGCCTGAATTCCGGCAACACCGCCGCCGACGATTAAAACCCTTTTATTAACAGGGAATTGTTTAGAGTACAGCGGGCGGTTCTTGAGAAGTTTAGCCGCGGCCATACGAACAAGATCAGATGCCTTGTTTGTGTTGGCTTCTCTGTCTTTCCCGATCCATGAAACGTGTTCTCTGATATTTGCCATCTCGAAAAGATAGCGGTTAAGCCCCGCTCTTTCCAAAGTACGGCGGAAAGTAGGTTCGTGCATTCTGGGTGTACAGGACGCGACAACCACACCATCAAGATGGTGTTCTTTAATAGCTTCTATTATACCATCCTGTCCGGGTTCGGAGCAGGCGTACATTGTATCTGTTGCGAATACTACGCCGGGAAATTCCCGGGCAGCTGCTGCAACCGCGGCAGTATCCACGGTCCCTTCAATATTAGATCCGCAGTGGCAGACAAAGACTCCTATTTTCATTTAAGTCTTCTCCTTAACGTTCTTAACCGGAGTGGAGCTGGCTTAGGAAGCCTCATCCCTGCCGATGGCATTAATGACTTTGCGAGGGCTTACGCAGAGCTTGTCAATTCCGAGTTCCTTTTCGCTTAGTCCAAGAGCCAATCCAATAAGCTGGGTGTAGTAAAACACCGGAATATTAAAATTGGTTCCGCCTGCTGAATTGATCTGACCTTGTCTCAGATCCAGATTCATCTGGCACAAAGGACATGCTGTAGCCAGTGCGTCGGCTCCGATGTCTTTTGCTGCGTCAAGCAGTTTGCCGGATAGGCTCATGACAATATCCTTACGTGGGATACCGAATGAAGCTCCGCAGCATTCAACTTTAAGCGGGAAAGGAAGGACTGTCGCTCCTAGAGCTGTCAGGATATTATCCATAGCCATGGGGTGCTCGGGGTCATCAAAATTCATGACTTCCGGTGGACGGTTCATGATACAACCGTAATATGCTGCGACTTTCAGTCCTTTAAGCGGTTTGACAGTCTTGTTTTTCAGAGCTTCCAGCCCCATATCTTCAACAAGGATCTGCAATACGGACTTAGTTGCAACTCCGCCGTTATAGGGAGTGTCGAGCAGTTTATTAACCTTGTCACGAAAGCCGTCCTTTTCCATTCTATGGGTGGCTGTCTTGAGGTTGGTTAAACAACTGGGACAAGGAGTTATTGCTGTGTCCAGGTTCATTCTTTCAACCAGCGCAAGGTTGCGGGCTGAAAGGGCTGATGACAATGTGTGATCAACTGTGTGAGCCGGGGTGGAACCGCAGCAACTCCAATCAGGAATTTCCGTCAAAGTTATGCCCAGCTCTTCGCAGACAGCGCGAGTGGACATATCATATTCAATAGATGTTCCGGTGCCGGAGCATCCGGGGTAGTACGCATAAGTTAAGGAATCACTCATTTACGAGACTCCTCTCTAAAACGGTTAAAGATCTTTTTGACTTCTTCTTTACCCTGCATCTTCGGTGGAGTGAAATGCATTTTGCCCTTCGGCAGAATTTTCGGTCCCAGATCAAGGTCTGTCCAAAAGCGTCCTGTTTTAGCAATGTAGGACACTAAAAGTCCTATTTCAAATGCTCGTCCGTTATTTTCCACGGATGACAGGAAGCTGTCCCAGAATGATTTAACAGTGGGCACCGGAGCGTAGCCTTCACGGCGTGCCATATGGCGTAATACGTCCATTATATGTGCTACATCAATGTTATTAGGACATCTGGTTGTGCATGACTCGCATGTTGCACATAGCCAAAGAGATTTAGACTTTAGAACAGTTTCTTTTTGCCCGGCTTGCACAAGGCGCATAATCTGATTCACAGGCTGGTCATATACAAAGGTATATGGACAACCTGCGGTACAGTTACCGCATTGGTAGCACTGGCTCATAATCTGCCCGCTTTCTTCTTCGACTTGCCTTACAAAATTAGCGTCGTAAGATTTGGTAATATTTACTATTTCCATAAATGAGTAGCCGCCTTTACGCGTTTAAGTTCGGTGGAGCGAACTTTTTTGTGTGTAGATTGGCTTAAAGATTCATAACAGAGGATGGATTCTTAAGATGAGGCATAGTGCCAGAAGATCTATCCTTACCGCAAGTAGTAATCACATTTTTGGACCTTTGTATAAAAACATAATTTTGTCAAAGCACTAAATTGATTGTGTAATCAGACTTGAATAAGTGGAGGTGTTTGTAAATTCGGCGGTTAAGGTATATCGAATAATTGAATAGGTTATATTTTTTAAATCTTTAAATATAGAATAAGAATAATCACTACAACTGTGATTATATTTATCTTCACATGGGGCTGTAAAACTAGTACGCATTTGTCAAAACAGAAGTGGAATGAATATGAATTATCTGTGCAGTGGTGATGCAATATCTTTTAATTCATACGAAAATTGTTTTTAAATGGTGGGCTTATTTAAAAATTAAAAGGGATATGTAACTTCTTATTTTTAAAGATCGGGGTAAATCTTTATGCGGATAAAAAACTATTTCGCTAGGGTCGGCGTTTTTTTAGCGTTAGTAGGCATTTACGGATTGTCATGCGTTAATTATGGTATCACAGATTCTGCAACCTATGTAGGTTCGAAGGCCTGCTCAGAATGTCACGCGAAAGAGTATTCAAATTATAGTAAGTTTTCTAAAAAAGCTCATTCCAGTGCCAGTGTTAAAATTATGGCTTCTGATCTTGATTCTGAAGAAGTTAAAGATTGTTATGGGTGTCATGCTACCGGTTACGGAAAACCCGGCGGATTTGTTTCATACGAAGAAACTCCTGATTTAGCCGATGCAGGCTGTGAAGTATGTCATGGCCCTGGTTCCCTTCATATACAGGACGGAGATCCTGAACTTATCAAACGAAAACTAGATGTTAAGGATTGTGAAGTTTGCCATAATGCTGACAGAGTTGAAAATTTTAATTTTAAACCGCTGATTTTCGGCGGGGCACACTAAGGGAGATCTTATGAATTTTATCAAAACCTCCCTTGGAAGCAAAGTCCTGCTTTTGACCTCGTTGTTGACTGCAATAGTTTTTATCTGTTTGTTCATAGCAAATTCTTACTGGCAAAAAAATGCAATGGTGCATGAGATTGAAGGTGCCGCCGTACGATCAGCTGATTTAGTTCAGCTCGCTATCAGGGAGCCTATGGCTAAAGGAAATAACAAAGGCACAACTGAAAAATTTGCGGTAGTTGCAGAGAATTATAAAGAAATAAATGCTTACCTGACTAACTATAAAGGTAATATTACTTATTCGACTTCCCAAAAAGATTTACGCTCAGATTTGGCTCCTAAATTTACTAATCCAGATGTTCAAGAACTTTACCTGAAAAGTCTTACCTCAGATGTAAAGCATGGAATGCTTTCCGAGATAGCTGGTAAGAACGTTTTTGTTCAAGTTGAGTCCATAAAAAATGAAAAACGTTGTTATCATTGTCATGGCAGCAAGCGACCGATTCTTGGTTCGTTAGTAATGGTTCAGGATGTGTCCAGTCAGTTTGGAGCCTTGGTAAATTCTCAGATTAAAGGGGCTTTACTGTCATTTACGGGATTTATTGTTTTACTTGGGGCGTTATTGTTCTTCATGCGTAAATCAATTGTTAACCGGATTAAGGTTATTACCGGCGCAACAAATGATTTTACCGGCGGTAACCTTGATGCTCATTTTGATGTACCGGGTAGTGATGAACTCGGCCTGCTCGGTAAGAATCTTGCTGAGATGGCCAGACAGATCAAAGATCAGCTGCAATATAATAAAGGTGTTCTAAGCGGGATTACCGTGCCGATCATTGTGACTGATGCGAATAATGACATCGGGTTTGTAAATGAACCGATGCTTAAAATATTGCAAAAATCAGAATCAGATGTCGCCGGTAGTTCTATCGGACATTTTTTCATGAAAGACGGTAGAGCTATTACTGCCGAAGTTTTTGAAAGCAATGAAAGCCCGCAAGGTTTGATTCGCTATAAAAGAGAAGATGGAATTGAATTTCCGCTTAAGTATCAGGTTTGTGCTCTTTTAAATGCTGAGGAGAAGGCCGTAGGAGCAATTGCTGTTATGGTTGATCTCACAGAAGAAGAAGAAAATAGGGTGCGCATTGAGAAGCAACAGGCGGATCTGCTTGATGTTGCTAATGAAGTTACTGAAGTTTCAGCGAAACTGCTTTCATATTCAGGGAAATTGTCGCAGCAGATGAATGAACTTACGATCGGAGTGGACACTACTGCAATGCAGACCGGACAGGTTGCAACAGCCATGGAACAGATGAATGCCACTGTTTTAGAAGTTGCGCAGAACACCGGAGAAACCGCTGAAGCATCTGAAAGAGCGAATACTGTTGCCCATGAAGGTGGTGACGTCGTACGAAATACGGTTAAAGAAATTCACATGGTTACTGACACCACAGATAGACTTGCAGAGCTTTTGAAAGATTTATCTGTCCGGGCTGAGAATATCGGAGCAGTAATGTCGGTAATTAATGATATTGCAGATCAGACTAACCTGCTTGCTCTTAACGCCGCGATCGAAGCCGCCCGTGCCGGAGATGCTGGGCGAGGGTTCGCTGTTGTTGCGGATGAAGTCCGCAAACTTGCTGAAAAGACGATGTCCGCAACTGATGAAGTTGAAGGGGCTATCAACCTTATTCAGCAGAGCACAAAAAAAGTTGTGTCCGAAATGTCGGATGCCCGTGAGCGGGTCCGTAAAACGGTTACGATGGCAGAAGGAGCCGGAGGCGTTCTTGAAGCTATTGTCAAGGAATCTGAAACCATAGCAGACATGGTCAGAGCAATTGCTACGGCGGCTGAAGAACAGTCTGCAACAAGCGATGAGGTTAACAACAGTGTTACTGAAATTAACAACCTCTCACAGACTCTTTCGCAGGGAATTTTAAATGCGAATGGTGGTATTCAGGAAGTTGCTGAAATAGCGAAACATTTAAGTGAGCTTGTTTCTAAGTTCAAATAAAAATTAATATTAAGAATTGAATAAAAAACGGCCCGCTGAATAGCTATTCAGCGGGCCGTTTTTTATTGCGGAAATAAATATTAACGCCAGCCTTTGCCGGTGTTACTGAAAATTTCTGTAATGCGAATCCGCTTAGTCGGTTTGAAATGATTGCTTCTGGCTATCTGAGGCGTTTTGCCGCTGCTTTCGTATATTGTTTCTATGTATTTAAGAAGTCCGATAAGACCATTTTTCTTTGAGCTCGTTTTTTTGACCGTACACTGGATGCTTTCCGGATCTATGGCATGATATCTGGCGAGATAGGCTCCGTCTTCGAGCGGAAGGATTTCCATGTGCTGGATTCCTTTAATATGACTCCGGTTGAGTTTTACTACCCAGCTCTGGGAAAAGTTTTGAAAGTGGTTCAACTCATTTGTATCAGCCGCTTCACGGGCGAATGCTGTTGAAGCTGATAGCAGGCAAAAAATAATTGCAAACGTGTTTATTTTAGAAAGTTTCATTTGGTTCTCCATAGTAAAATAGGTTGGAAAGAACAACGCCCTTTCCAACCTATTCTTTAGTATAAATCCGCCTTGAAAACAAGAACCAGACAAGATGTCCTAATTGTTAGTTTTATTCCTTTACGTCAATTTCAACACGACGGTTGAGCTTGCGCCCTTCCTTAGTGTTGTTGTCGTATTTAGGACTCATTTCGCCGTAACCGGTAGCTACAATACGGTCTTTGGAAATACCGTTTTTAGCCATCCATGTTGCGACAGATTGAGCTCTGCGCAGAGAGAGGGCCTGATTGTATTTTTCAGGTCCGGTACTGTCTGTGTGTCCGCCGACCATAACCTTAAGATTAGGATATGATTCGAGCATTGCAGCAGCTTCAACTAATGAAGGTTCCATTTCGTCGGTAATCTGGTATTTGTCGAAACCAAAGTTCAGATTACGGAAAACAATTTTTTCCTGCATAGATTCATCTACTACAGCAACCGGAACAGGAATGATTTCGACAGTTAGTTCTTCTTCCTGAGTGTAGAAAACATCCTGTGCAAACTTATCAAGTACAGCTTTGTTGGAAAGAGCAGAAGCTTCAACGAAGATTCCGCAAGGAGTAAGTGAAGCTAGCTTCTTCATAACAGCGATTCCCTCAGGAGTGTCGGCTACACTGATAGTGTGCAGACATAAGCGGTCGCCGTATTTTTTAGCGAGATCGGAAACAATTGTTGCAGGTTTTCTACCGGCATTGGAAAGACCGTCCGAAACAAAGATTACAGCCATTTTACCTTTCCATGTGGAAAGGACAGTGTCTAAATCAGTGAAGCCTCCTCCGATAGGAGTGGACTGGAAAAACGGCAAATCAGTAGAGATTGAAGACAACCCTTTCGCAATTGCACTTTTATTGTAAGTGGCTTTAGGAGAGTAGGTTGTGAACTCAGGCATTGTGTAAAGTGCTGACTGGTAACCGAGGTTCGGGATAATTCCGTTCAGTTGTTTCAGGGCGTTAATCCCTGCAACAATCTTGGGAGTTCCTGTTGCTTTGTATGACTCCGCCATTGATGGTGAAGTATCAACAAACAATGCAAAAGCATCCACTTTCGGTTTAAGTACGATTTTGCTTTCGGCTGAAGCGAGCGAGCCCATCGCCATTAAAGCGATAAGTGTAAGAGTTAGAAGTGAAATCAATTTTTTAGTTTTCATTATTACAATCCTCCAAGTAGTAGGGTAATAGGTTTTAAAATTATATTTATGAAACAATTATTAATGTATAACTTATTTTTAAGCAATAGATTTGTATTTTTTTATCTAAAAGTTAGTCATTTGTAGCAATAAAGTGATTTTACCTCATAATTTTGAGTATAGCCCTATTAGTTTTTAGCATTCATTGTTTGCTGCGTGTATCTATGGTCTGCATCGTTTTTTCGGGGATGTGTCTATATGGAACATCTATTGAGTGTGCATTTACTCCGTGTGTCATAGAGTTCAGCCTGAACAGCCGTTCCTCCTGCAGTTGCCAGTTTTACTGCACA from Desulfovibrio gilichinskyi carries:
- a CDS encoding methyl-accepting chemotaxis protein — its product is MNFIKTSLGSKVLLLTSLLTAIVFICLFIANSYWQKNAMVHEIEGAAVRSADLVQLAIREPMAKGNNKGTTEKFAVVAENYKEINAYLTNYKGNITYSTSQKDLRSDLAPKFTNPDVQELYLKSLTSDVKHGMLSEIAGKNVFVQVESIKNEKRCYHCHGSKRPILGSLVMVQDVSSQFGALVNSQIKGALLSFTGFIVLLGALLFFMRKSIVNRIKVITGATNDFTGGNLDAHFDVPGSDELGLLGKNLAEMARQIKDQLQYNKGVLSGITVPIIVTDANNDIGFVNEPMLKILQKSESDVAGSSIGHFFMKDGRAITAEVFESNESPQGLIRYKREDGIEFPLKYQVCALLNAEEKAVGAIAVMVDLTEEEENRVRIEKQQADLLDVANEVTEVSAKLLSYSGKLSQQMNELTIGVDTTAMQTGQVATAMEQMNATVLEVAQNTGETAEASERANTVAHEGGDVVRNTVKEIHMVTDTTDRLAELLKDLSVRAENIGAVMSVINDIADQTNLLALNAAIEAARAGDAGRGFAVVADEVRKLAEKTMSATDEVEGAINLIQQSTKKVVSEMSDARERVRKTVTMAEGAGGVLEAIVKESETIADMVRAIATAAEEQSATSDEVNNSVTEINNLSQTLSQGILNANGGIQEVAEIAKHLSELVSKFK
- a CDS encoding CoB--CoM heterodisulfide reductase iron-sulfur subunit B family protein; the encoded protein is MSDSLTYAYYPGCSGTGTSIEYDMSTRAVCEELGITLTEIPDWSCCGSTPAHTVDHTLSSALSARNLALVERMNLDTAITPCPSCLTNLKTATHRMEKDGFRDKVNKLLDTPYNGGVATKSVLQILVEDMGLEALKNKTVKPLKGLKVAAYYGCIMNRPPEVMNFDDPEHPMAMDNILTALGATVLPFPLKVECCGASFGIPRKDIVMSLSGKLLDAAKDIGADALATACPLCQMNLDLRQGQINSAGGTNFNIPVFYYTQLIGLALGLSEKELGIDKLCVSPRKVINAIGRDEAS
- a CDS encoding cytochrome c family protein; translated protein: MRIKNYFARVGVFLALVGIYGLSCVNYGITDSATYVGSKACSECHAKEYSNYSKFSKKAHSSASVKIMASDLDSEEVKDCYGCHATGYGKPGGFVSYEETPDLADAGCEVCHGPGSLHIQDGDPELIKRKLDVKDCEVCHNADRVENFNFKPLIFGGAH
- a CDS encoding CoB--CoM heterodisulfide reductase iron-sulfur subunit A family protein, giving the protein MKIGVFVCHCGSNIEGTVDTAAVAAAAREFPGVVFATDTMYACSEPGQDGIIEAIKEHHLDGVVVASCTPRMHEPTFRRTLERAGLNRYLFEMANIREHVSWIGKDREANTNKASDLVRMAAAKLLKNRPLYSKQFPVNKRVLIVGGGVAGIQAALDCADGGLEVVLVERETTIGGKMAKLDKTFPTVDCSSCILGPRMVDVAQHPNITLHAYSEIEEVNGYVGNFEIKIKKKASYVDWNLCTGCGLCMEKCPSRKSRDPFNEELGKTTAINIPFPQAIPKKAKIDPDFCMKIQKDKCGVCAKVCPSEAIDFTQQDEIITENVGAVVAATGYDLFDWTVYGEYGGGKYPDVITSLQYERMLSASGPSEGHIKRPSDGKEPKDVVFIQCVGSRDKSVGRPYCSGFCCMYTAKQSILTKDHLPDSQSHVFYMDIRSPGKMYDEFTRRAMEEYGANYIRGRVSMIYPKGDKLVVRGADTLMGAQVEIDADLVVLAVGAESAVGATDLAKKLRISYDAYGFFMEGHPKLKPVETNTAGVYLAGSCQGPKDIPASVAQGSAAASKVLGLFSQDMLASDPQVSVVDIKRCIGCGKCIQTCPFGAIKAVEFRGMKKAEVIETICQGCGICTSTCPQGAVQLQHFTDNQILAEVNAICRF
- a CDS encoding hydrogenase iron-sulfur subunit; amino-acid sequence: MPILEGKELRIVGFLCNWCSYGGADTAGVGRFKQPTDLRVIKVPCSGRIDPLFIVKTLMSGADGVLVSGCHPRDCHYSEGNFYARRRLEMLKRFLPIMGIDPQRFDYTWVSASEGQRWQEVVTKFTEQIHELGPAPKIAGADAEETLKLMEAAL
- a CDS encoding 4Fe-4S dicluster domain-containing protein, translated to MEIVNITKSYDANFVRQVEEESGQIMSQCYQCGNCTAGCPYTFVYDQPVNQIMRLVQAGQKETVLKSKSLWLCATCESCTTRCPNNIDVAHIMDVLRHMARREGYAPVPTVKSFWDSFLSSVENNGRAFEIGLLVSYIAKTGRFWTDLDLGPKILPKGKMHFTPPKMQGKEEVKKIFNRFREESRK
- a CDS encoding 4Fe-4S dicluster domain-containing protein, yielding MQNLKDLKEQIRKALPELDVVIGWTGGYDPLHATPHFIRRDEDIDKLQVGALCVHNLATYLPGLRGKKVGIVVKGCDSRSVVELLQEKLIDREDVTIFGFGCSGVVDQTKIRRIVGDVGNIDSCEISGSEVNVSASGAEHKLQLGDVLADKCTTCRYPNAVLSDHFAGEEVTATATFEDGYKDVAEFEAKPTNEKFGFWLKEMDRCIRCYACRNACPICVCRDHCVAQSRDPHWLSQEAHVRDKWMFQVIHAYHLAGRCTECGECQRACPVDIPILLFKKKMNKEIKDVFDYEAGIDPEATPPLMTFKTEEDKIKERKW
- a CDS encoding OmpA family protein, whose protein sequence is MKTKKLISLLTLTLIALMAMGSLASAESKIVLKPKVDAFALFVDTSPSMAESYKATGTPKIVAGINALKQLNGIIPNLGYQSALYTMPEFTTYSPKATYNKSAIAKGLSSISTDLPFFQSTPIGGGFTDLDTVLSTWKGKMAVIFVSDGLSNAGRKPATIVSDLAKKYGDRLCLHTISVADTPEGIAVMKKLASLTPCGIFVEASALSNKAVLDKFAQDVFYTQEEELTVEIIPVPVAVVDESMQEKIVFRNLNFGFDKYQITDEMEPSLVEAAAMLESYPNLKVMVGGHTDSTGPEKYNQALSLRRAQSVATWMAKNGISKDRIVATGYGEMSPKYDNNTKEGRKLNRRVEIDVKE
- a CDS encoding 4Fe-4S dicluster domain-containing protein, which translates into the protein MAQTKFIKKESLSAWLEELGQKHNVLAPRFEGDSIIFRPFDSEKGFFIDREATAPPKKAIFPQSETLLEFSQIKDMENLSKIAMDVKETIPTASYVVFGNRPCDARGFTMFDRVYLNGKNVDVYYKARRENTYFITLACEKGETTCFCNAVGSGPSDPEGSDLLMTPVNDGYYIESVSKRGEELLSSSLLTDGSKLKAEADKYKKAADKSMNKAPDFKGSPEKLLAVFDNPAFWEEMSDKCISCGACTYLCPTCYCFNITDETNGLSGTRIRSWDNCMSPLFTSEASGHNPRPAKANRLRNRVGHKFSYYPELHGGVISCCGCGRCIKSCPAGVDIRQLVLSAISFKPATKKEA